A genomic window from Flavobacterium hankyongi includes:
- a CDS encoding metal-dependent hydrolase codes for MKITFYGHACIGIEVSSKHILVDPFISGNAKASHINVDELKADYILITHAHNDHVLDVETIGKRTNAVVVSNYEIAMHYAAKGLKYHPMNHGGSWDFDFGNVKYVNAIHTSSFADGTYGGQPGGFVIEGEHKNIYIAGDTALTMDMKLIPMRTKLDLAVLPIGDNFTMDVDDAIMASDFLDCDKILGYHYDTFGFIEINHDESIKKFFDVGKDLMLLEIGQSIDL; via the coding sequence ATGAAAATAACATTCTACGGACATGCTTGTATTGGTATTGAAGTTTCAAGCAAACACATTTTAGTGGATCCTTTTATTTCTGGAAATGCCAAAGCATCTCATATCAATGTTGATGAATTAAAAGCCGATTATATTTTAATTACTCATGCACACAATGATCACGTACTTGATGTAGAGACTATTGGAAAAAGAACTAATGCTGTAGTGGTTTCTAATTATGAAATTGCAATGCATTATGCAGCAAAAGGTCTTAAATATCACCCCATGAATCATGGAGGAAGTTGGGATTTCGACTTTGGAAATGTAAAATATGTAAATGCAATTCATACAAGTTCTTTTGCTGATGGTACCTATGGAGGGCAACCTGGCGGATTTGTAATCGAAGGAGAACATAAAAACATTTACATTGCTGGTGATACTGCATTAACAATGGATATGAAGCTTATCCCAATGAGAACAAAGCTGGATTTAGCAGTTTTGCCAATAGGGGATAATTTCACGATGGATGTTGATGACGCTATTATGGCTTCAGATTTTCTGGATTGTGATAAGATCTTAGGCTATCATTATGATACTTTCGGTTTCATCGAAATTAATCATGATGAATCCATCAAAAAGTTTTTTGATGTTGGGAAAGATCTTATGCTGCTCGAAATTGGACAGAGTATTGATCTTTAG
- a CDS encoding tetratricopeptide repeat protein has protein sequence MKFKLLSTFILFSVGAAQSQDVNGYWDNQRITNKEIKLSAGDKIIIKSEDFPVGTTEFVYRITLLDENQKMVNDLASVLKSIPDPYFIGKGTGGALSLVSSISGSDKCTYAVFTDEFKANEFSKNADFKTACLYQPNPVSKDAKVVSAKSTCIKEETKNVWFAFENQNWLMNEKIVLEIVPWVDNVASRGWSQKNKQIVLTSVYSIGIVQTMTGSKKSEVGYKTIDLISKAYRFDDFQKLAVEEKKLVVQESEEKAFNALGISTVYNDIQCKMALKLAKEGKTEEAIELINNKVTAKPNATSLNYNTLAELYIQSNQFDKALKALKTAENLDASELKVQMNLAHVYMFMDEVSKAKEIHKKYMNQNISAKQTWKNKAVNDLDKFKKSNLPQDNIQKIWRLYN, from the coding sequence ATGAAATTTAAATTACTTTCAACCTTTATACTTTTTTCAGTTGGTGCTGCTCAATCACAAGATGTAAATGGATACTGGGACAATCAACGAATAACCAATAAAGAAATCAAACTTTCGGCGGGAGATAAAATCATCATTAAATCGGAAGATTTTCCTGTTGGAACTACCGAATTTGTATATAGAATCACACTTTTAGACGAAAACCAGAAAATGGTTAACGATTTGGCTTCTGTACTAAAATCAATTCCTGATCCATATTTTATTGGTAAAGGTACTGGTGGTGCTTTGTCTTTAGTTTCTTCAATTTCAGGTTCAGATAAATGTACGTATGCTGTTTTTACCGATGAGTTTAAAGCAAATGAATTCTCTAAAAATGCAGACTTTAAAACGGCTTGTTTATATCAGCCAAATCCTGTCAGTAAAGATGCAAAAGTTGTTTCTGCAAAATCTACTTGTATAAAAGAAGAAACTAAAAATGTTTGGTTTGCTTTTGAAAACCAAAATTGGCTGATGAACGAAAAAATCGTTCTTGAAATTGTACCATGGGTAGACAATGTCGCTAGTCGTGGATGGTCACAAAAGAACAAGCAGATTGTTCTGACATCAGTATATTCAATAGGAATTGTTCAAACAATGACTGGATCTAAAAAGTCTGAAGTAGGATATAAGACGATTGATTTAATTTCTAAAGCATATCGTTTTGATGATTTTCAAAAACTAGCAGTTGAAGAAAAGAAACTAGTTGTGCAAGAATCGGAAGAAAAAGCCTTTAATGCTCTGGGTATTTCTACTGTTTACAATGATATACAATGTAAAATGGCTTTAAAATTGGCTAAAGAAGGAAAAACAGAAGAAGCCATAGAATTAATTAATAACAAAGTTACTGCTAAGCCAAATGCAACCTCTTTAAATTATAATACATTAGCTGAATTATATATACAATCCAATCAGTTTGACAAAGCCCTTAAAGCATTAAAAACGGCTGAAAATTTAGATGCAAGTGAATTGAAAGTTCAAATGAATTTAGCACACGTGTACATGTTTATGGATGAAGTTTCTAAAGCAAAAGAAATCCATAAAAAATACATGAATCAGAATATTTCAGCAAAGCAAACCTGGAAGAATAAAGCGGTGAATGACTTGGATAAATTTAAAAAATCTAATCTTCCACAGGATAACATTCAAAAAATTTGGAGACTTTATAACTAG
- a CDS encoding o-succinylbenzoate synthase yields the protein MKASYKRYILDFKRPSGTSRGVLNQKETWFLIIEDEGKYGIGECGILRGLSADDRPDYEEKLKWVCANIALGKDVLWDDLIEFPSIQFGVEMAFLSLQTNDPFVLFPSEFTSGEKSIPINGLIWMGEQQFMKEQIEEKLSQNFTCIKLKIGAIDFEKELELLKFIRQNFTSNQIEIRVDANGAFKVEDAMHKLNLLSELDIHSIEQPIAKNQVDIMVDLCEKTKLPIALDEELIGVFTFEEKENLLKKIKPQYIILKPSFIGGIKGTDEWIVLAEKYNIGWWITSALESNIGLNAIAQYTFTKNNKMPQGLGTGSLFINNFDCPLEVVNGNLRYSNSKHWNIGIASF from the coding sequence ATGAAAGCATCCTACAAAAGATATATTCTAGATTTTAAAAGACCTTCAGGAACTTCTAGAGGTGTTTTGAATCAAAAAGAAACCTGGTTTCTGATAATTGAAGATGAAGGTAAATATGGAATAGGGGAGTGCGGAATTTTGAGAGGATTATCTGCCGATGACAGACCTGATTATGAAGAAAAACTTAAATGGGTTTGTGCTAATATTGCTTTAGGTAAAGATGTACTTTGGGATGATTTAATAGAATTTCCATCTATCCAGTTTGGAGTAGAAATGGCTTTTTTGTCATTACAAACTAATGATCCTTTTGTTTTGTTTCCTTCAGAATTCACTTCGGGAGAAAAATCAATTCCAATTAATGGTCTTATTTGGATGGGAGAGCAACAATTTATGAAGGAGCAAATTGAAGAAAAACTCAGTCAAAATTTCACTTGTATTAAACTTAAAATAGGAGCAATTGATTTCGAAAAGGAGTTGGAACTTCTTAAGTTTATTAGACAGAATTTCACTTCAAATCAAATAGAAATACGAGTTGATGCTAATGGTGCTTTTAAAGTTGAAGATGCTATGCATAAGCTAAATTTACTTTCAGAATTAGATATCCATAGTATCGAACAACCTATAGCCAAAAATCAAGTCGATATTATGGTTGACTTGTGTGAGAAAACTAAATTACCAATTGCTCTTGATGAAGAATTAATTGGAGTTTTTACTTTCGAAGAAAAAGAAAATTTGCTTAAAAAAATAAAACCTCAATATATCATTTTAAAGCCTAGTTTTATTGGTGGCATTAAAGGCACAGATGAATGGATTGTATTGGCTGAAAAGTATAATATTGGTTGGTGGATAACATCTGCTTTAGAGTCTAATATTGGTCTCAACGCAATTGCTCAATACACTTTTACTAAGAATAACAAAATGCCTCAAGGACTTGGGACTGGGTCACTTTTTATTAACAATTTTGATTGTCCGTTAGAGGTTGTAAATGGCAATTTAAGATATTCAAATTCCAAACATTGGAATATTGGTATAGCAAGTTTTTAA
- a CDS encoding OmpA family protein, protein MSKTTPYLLGIITTIVIGCFLYHHFCCKKCNNPPQTKNKIVSTKSEEITNNKFQFSDENINHSCEKNFNFNESEFNYITPADDCLNIGIEKLKNYFTNNKEARLIITGYASTSEKNTSAFPNLGFARANDIKNYFVSKGIPSNRFEINGEIKEGLQMVENKVLGPINFVINKTQALTKAENWNGIKEKYTETPLILFFDSNQTEISLTDAERESIAEIAKYIDNVPNSKISCVGHTDNSGNRLVNINLGLERANFVKNYLIKNGMLESKIETSSKGPDEPIADNLTPEGKGKNRRTVITLK, encoded by the coding sequence ATGTCTAAAACAACCCCGTACTTATTAGGCATTATAACAACAATAGTTATTGGATGTTTTTTATATCATCACTTTTGCTGCAAAAAGTGCAATAACCCACCACAAACAAAAAATAAAATAGTCTCAACAAAATCAGAAGAAATAACAAATAATAAATTTCAATTCTCTGATGAAAACATAAATCATTCTTGTGAGAAAAACTTTAATTTTAACGAAAGTGAATTCAACTATATCACACCAGCTGATGACTGTTTAAACATTGGAATAGAAAAACTTAAAAATTATTTTACCAACAATAAAGAAGCTAGACTAATTATTACTGGTTATGCCTCGACTTCTGAAAAAAACACATCAGCTTTTCCGAATCTAGGATTTGCTAGAGCAAATGATATTAAAAATTATTTTGTCTCAAAAGGTATACCTTCTAACCGATTTGAAATTAATGGAGAAATCAAAGAGGGTTTACAAATGGTTGAAAATAAAGTCTTAGGGCCTATTAATTTTGTAATTAATAAAACACAAGCGCTTACTAAGGCTGAAAACTGGAATGGTATTAAAGAAAAATATACCGAAACACCATTGATACTCTTTTTCGATTCAAACCAAACAGAAATTTCATTAACTGATGCTGAAAGAGAAAGTATAGCAGAAATTGCAAAATATATTGACAATGTTCCTAACTCAAAAATAAGCTGTGTTGGGCATACCGACAATAGTGGTAATAGATTAGTTAATATAAATCTTGGATTAGAAAGAGCCAATTTTGTCAAAAACTATTTGATAAAAAACGGAATGTTGGAATCCAAGATAGAAACTTCTTCTAAAGGTCCAGACGAACCCATAGCCGACAATCTAACACCAGAAGGAAAAGGAAAAAACAGAAGAACTGTGATAACATTAAAATAA
- a CDS encoding M4 family metallopeptidase → MRNNYLALFAFLSLGMYAQKKVYNPNQPIQKRIEYYNIAKDQAIAQFKKSYKLDENTTFLEKKETVDISGMSHQRHQQYFNGLKVEFGTLITHSRNGLVESVNGELYNPKDLVLKPSISAAEAFVLAKKSINAEKYLWEDVESAKELNYEIPKGELVIFPKVNSGEIKLAFKYDIYAVVPISRSEVYVDAHSGEILYKNPIIKHLSLEDGRENQLANQFEQMVATTVPTRYSGNQTIETTFNAGLNKYVLQDGTRGNGIVTYNSGKTNTYPSTHFSDATNTWNTGNYTAAHTSKDNAALDAHWGAEKTYDFWKNIFSRNSFDDNNSQIKSYVHYDDTPATTTGMSNAFWNGSVMSYGDGTSKPFTALDVCGHEIGHAVCSYTADLAYQNHSGAMNEGFSDIWGACIEHYGRTGSMGGTINANVWIVGEDIVIGGLRSMSNPNSKGDPNCFNGTNWIATADENACTPSNGNDQCGVHTNSGVLNYWFYLLTVGGSGTNNAPIAERDTYSVTGIGLLKAAQIAYFAERDYLTPNATYFDARNATMEVASNLYCSSSAETKAVANAWNAVNIGVAYITGANDAVLKSISGGNVNVACGSTFAPSVVIENGGTAALTSATITYNIDGGANSVINWTGNLASCSSVPQAISVIGLTRGFHVLNVSITTTGDANSFNNDRSVVIIVNDNGVVNTVNTFENASNVLVSVDESGKTNTVWERGTVSKTLLTNSVAGSQVYATKLSGNYPDKTTSYLVSQCYNLSNVVNPTVSFDMAFDLESNWDIIYFEYSTDSGVTWNVLGTSTDANWYNSSRTPNGTDCFNCIGKQWTGDYATAPTGGTGVNGNKRNYSHSLASLNNPSNAIFRFTFVSDDAANQEGVIIDNFVVQGTLSRGENSFEQFSVYPNPSKGKFNVVLSTSEEVKVEVFDIRGCSVYNQSHKSEGEIFNKEIDLNTISSGVYILNIESAGKKEARRIIIE, encoded by the coding sequence ATGAGAAATAACTACTTGGCTCTTTTTGCTTTTTTATCATTGGGGATGTATGCACAAAAAAAAGTTTATAATCCTAATCAACCAATTCAAAAAAGGATAGAGTATTACAACATTGCAAAAGATCAAGCTATTGCGCAATTCAAGAAATCATATAAACTTGATGAAAATACCACTTTTCTTGAGAAAAAAGAAACGGTAGATATTTCAGGGATGAGCCATCAGAGGCATCAACAATATTTTAATGGTTTAAAAGTTGAGTTTGGAACACTTATTACACATTCTCGAAATGGTTTGGTTGAAAGTGTTAATGGAGAATTATATAATCCAAAAGATTTGGTTCTTAAACCTTCAATTAGTGCAGCAGAGGCTTTTGTTTTAGCTAAAAAAAGTATCAATGCTGAAAAATATTTATGGGAAGACGTAGAATCCGCGAAAGAATTAAATTATGAAATACCCAAAGGAGAATTGGTGATTTTCCCAAAGGTAAATTCAGGAGAGATTAAACTAGCTTTTAAATATGATATTTATGCTGTAGTACCTATTTCAAGATCTGAAGTTTATGTGGATGCACATTCAGGAGAGATACTTTATAAAAATCCTATAATTAAACACTTAAGTTTAGAAGATGGAAGAGAAAATCAGTTAGCCAATCAATTTGAACAAATGGTAGCTACGACTGTACCTACAAGATATAGTGGTAATCAAACTATAGAAACTACTTTTAATGCAGGTTTAAATAAATATGTTTTACAAGATGGTACAAGAGGTAACGGAATTGTAACATATAATTCTGGAAAAACAAATACTTATCCTAGTACACACTTTTCTGATGCTACTAATACTTGGAATACAGGGAATTATACTGCAGCTCATACCAGTAAAGACAATGCAGCTTTAGATGCTCATTGGGGTGCTGAAAAAACATATGATTTTTGGAAAAATATTTTTAGTAGAAATAGTTTTGATGATAACAATTCTCAAATAAAAAGTTACGTTCATTATGATGATACTCCAGCAACAACTACTGGAATGTCAAATGCATTTTGGAATGGAAGTGTAATGAGTTACGGAGATGGTACTTCAAAACCATTTACAGCTTTAGACGTTTGTGGACATGAAATTGGTCATGCAGTTTGTAGTTATACTGCTGATTTAGCGTATCAAAACCATTCTGGAGCAATGAATGAAGGTTTCTCTGATATTTGGGGGGCTTGTATTGAACATTATGGAAGAACTGGATCGATGGGAGGTACAATAAACGCTAATGTTTGGATTGTAGGTGAAGATATAGTAATAGGAGGATTGAGATCAATGTCTAACCCAAACAGTAAAGGAGATCCAAATTGTTTCAACGGAACTAACTGGATAGCTACAGCTGATGAAAATGCATGTACTCCATCCAATGGTAATGATCAATGCGGTGTACATACAAATAGTGGTGTTTTAAATTATTGGTTTTATCTATTGACAGTAGGGGGGTCAGGAACAAATAATGCTCCTATTGCTGAAAGAGATACATATTCAGTTACAGGAATTGGTTTATTAAAAGCGGCTCAAATTGCTTATTTTGCGGAAAGAGATTATTTAACGCCAAATGCAACTTATTTTGATGCTCGTAATGCAACAATGGAAGTAGCTTCTAACCTTTATTGTTCTAGTAGTGCAGAGACTAAAGCAGTTGCAAATGCTTGGAATGCTGTAAACATTGGAGTTGCTTACATAACAGGAGCTAATGATGCTGTTTTAAAATCAATTTCAGGAGGAAATGTAAATGTTGCTTGTGGAAGTACTTTCGCGCCATCAGTGGTTATTGAAAATGGAGGGACTGCTGCATTGACTTCTGCCACCATAACATACAATATTGATGGAGGTGCAAATTCGGTGATAAATTGGACTGGAAATTTAGCAAGTTGTTCATCTGTTCCTCAAGCAATATCTGTAATTGGATTAACAAGAGGTTTTCATGTTCTAAACGTTTCAATAACAACTACTGGTGATGCAAATTCATTTAATAATGATAGATCAGTAGTGATAATTGTTAATGATAATGGAGTAGTTAATACCGTAAATACTTTTGAAAACGCCTCTAATGTTTTAGTTTCTGTCGATGAAAGTGGTAAAACAAATACAGTGTGGGAAAGAGGTACTGTTTCTAAAACATTATTAACTAATTCAGTTGCAGGATCACAAGTATATGCTACAAAATTAAGTGGTAATTATCCTGATAAAACAACTTCATATTTGGTATCTCAATGTTATAACTTATCAAATGTAGTTAATCCGACTGTGAGTTTTGATATGGCGTTTGATTTAGAATCTAACTGGGATATAATTTATTTTGAATATTCTACAGATTCAGGTGTTACTTGGAACGTTTTAGGTACTTCTACAGATGCAAATTGGTATAATAGCTCAAGAACACCAAATGGTACGGATTGCTTTAATTGTATAGGGAAACAATGGACTGGTGATTATGCAACTGCTCCAACAGGAGGAACAGGAGTAAACGGTAATAAACGAAATTATTCACATAGTTTAGCTTCGCTTAATAATCCTTCAAATGCAATTTTTAGATTTACCTTTGTTTCAGATGATGCAGCAAATCAAGAAGGTGTAATTATTGATAATTTTGTTGTTCAAGGAACTTTATCAAGAGGAGAAAATAGTTTTGAGCAATTCTCCGTTTATCCAAATCCTTCTAAAGGTAAATTTAATGTAGTCCTTTCTACTTCAGAAGAAGTTAAAGTTGAAGTCTTTGATATTAGAGGGTGTTCAGTTTATAATCAATCACATAAATCAGAAGGAGAAATTTTTAACAAGGAAATAGATTTAAATACAATTTCTTCAGGAGTATATATTTTAAATATAGAAAGCGCTGGTAAAAAAGAAGCGAGAAGAATTATTATCGAATAG
- a CDS encoding Crp/Fnr family transcriptional regulator, which translates to MTFILSKYLFKSNELLDNVKSKYMLELESIKSLELFSKNDILYEEGSEPKAVYRLTKGKVKIEQLNQDGKTRIVYIFTQGEFFGFRPLLSNEKHPVTAIFLEESQIEIYDGEKFIEISKKAPNLSFNLVKILSFEFNVWINLISSLSHKSAKEKIALILLILNEKYKDDNDKSEITITKLDIARYSETSEETVVRVIGFFESQGILENNGRSIEIIDTKLLSIIAEGF; encoded by the coding sequence ATGACTTTTATACTTTCAAAATATTTATTTAAGAGTAATGAGCTTTTAGATAATGTTAAGTCTAAATATATGCTTGAGTTGGAAAGTATAAAAAGTTTAGAGTTGTTTTCTAAAAATGATATTTTATATGAGGAAGGGAGTGAACCTAAAGCTGTTTATCGACTTACTAAAGGTAAAGTTAAAATAGAGCAACTCAATCAAGACGGAAAAACAAGAATAGTTTATATATTTACTCAAGGAGAGTTTTTTGGTTTCAGACCCTTACTTAGTAATGAAAAGCATCCAGTAACAGCAATTTTTTTAGAAGAGAGTCAAATTGAAATCTATGATGGAGAAAAGTTTATAGAAATATCGAAGAAGGCTCCTAATTTATCTTTTAATTTAGTTAAAATTTTAAGCTTTGAATTTAATGTTTGGATAAATTTAATTTCGTCTTTATCTCATAAATCAGCAAAAGAAAAAATTGCTTTAATTTTATTGATTTTGAATGAAAAGTATAAAGACGATAATGATAAATCAGAAATCACAATAACAAAGTTAGACATAGCGAGATATTCTGAAACTTCTGAAGAGACTGTAGTTAGAGTCATTGGTTTTTTTGAATCTCAAGGTATTTTAGAAAATAACGGACGTTCAATCGAAATTATTGACACTAAATTGTTGTCTATAATTGCTGAAGGATTTTAA
- a CDS encoding T9SS type A sorting domain-containing protein, translating into MKKYIYSLIALLVISLCSGQTSISQAEYFWDNDPGTGNGIAIAAADGNFNSTFEQLTQTGIQLPGTGLHKLCIRIKDNTGMWGPVFVNVIQINPAATSSIMSILGAEYFWDTDPGEGNGTPILATDGNFDSAFEQLSKTGIVLPPIGLHVFNIRIKDNTGTWGPTLKNVISVQTNLSNSDFELSGLKVYPNPVKNILKFSYEHKITGVTVYNFLGQQVMTKSFQINESEIDLSSLTSGTYFVTVKSENKAKTIKIIKE; encoded by the coding sequence ATGAAAAAATACATTTACAGCTTAATCGCTTTGTTAGTGATAAGCCTGTGCAGCGGACAAACCTCTATAAGTCAAGCAGAATATTTTTGGGATAACGATCCTGGTACAGGGAATGGTATAGCAATTGCTGCAGCTGATGGCAATTTCAATAGTACCTTTGAGCAATTAACACAAACAGGGATTCAGTTACCCGGAACAGGATTACATAAACTTTGCATTCGTATTAAAGACAACACAGGCATGTGGGGGCCAGTTTTTGTTAACGTTATTCAGATTAATCCAGCAGCAACCTCATCAATCATGAGTATTTTAGGTGCTGAATATTTCTGGGACACAGATCCAGGAGAAGGAAATGGAACACCAATTTTAGCAACAGATGGCAACTTCGACAGTGCTTTTGAACAACTATCAAAAACAGGAATTGTGCTACCTCCTATTGGACTACATGTTTTCAATATTCGCATAAAAGATAATACAGGTACATGGGGACCTACTTTAAAAAATGTTATCAGTGTACAAACAAATTTAAGCAATTCTGATTTTGAATTGAGTGGTTTAAAAGTTTATCCAAATCCAGTAAAAAATATCTTAAAATTTTCATATGAACATAAGATTACTGGTGTAACGGTTTACAACTTTTTAGGTCAGCAGGTAATGACAAAATCATTTCAAATTAATGAATCTGAAATTGATTTATCTTCACTCACATCGGGAACTTATTTCGTTACAGTAAAATCTGAAAACAAAGCCAAAACAATAAAGATTATCAAAGAATAA
- a CDS encoding LytR/AlgR family response regulator transcription factor — translation MLRAVIIDDIENIRKKNSTIIKMNCPSVTLIGEADSVASGVTLIKQLSPDLVFLDVEMPDGTGFDLLQKLKPFSFKVIFITGYEDFAVKAFRFSAIDYLLKPLDPDDLVEAVKKAESSLSKEVFDMKLSNLFANLERPKNLQNLILKTADRIYSVNIQDIVNCESDKNYTTFHFINAPKLIVSTNLKEYETLLTPHNFFRTHQSHLINMAYFDHFIKTDGGNTIVMKNKITIPLSVRKKEEFMLLLENLQG, via the coding sequence ATGTTACGAGCCGTAATTATTGACGATATAGAAAACATTAGAAAGAAGAACAGCACCATAATTAAGATGAACTGTCCTTCCGTTACCCTAATTGGTGAAGCCGATTCAGTAGCATCCGGTGTGACGCTTATTAAACAATTGTCGCCCGATCTTGTTTTTTTGGATGTGGAAATGCCCGACGGAACCGGTTTCGATTTGCTTCAGAAATTAAAGCCTTTCAGTTTTAAAGTCATTTTTATTACAGGTTATGAAGACTTTGCGGTTAAAGCGTTCCGTTTTTCAGCAATTGATTATTTGCTGAAACCCCTTGATCCTGATGATTTGGTTGAAGCCGTAAAAAAGGCAGAAAGTTCCCTTAGCAAAGAAGTTTTTGACATGAAACTCAGTAATTTGTTTGCTAACTTGGAACGTCCAAAAAACCTTCAGAACCTTATTCTAAAAACGGCAGACAGGATTTACTCTGTTAATATTCAAGATATTGTAAACTGCGAATCGGATAAAAACTATACTACATTTCATTTTATCAATGCGCCAAAGCTAATTGTTTCTACCAATCTTAAAGAGTATGAAACCCTGCTTACGCCGCACAATTTTTTCCGCACCCATCAGTCTCACTTAATAAATATGGCCTACTTCGATCATTTTATCAAAACTGACGGCGGAAATACCATTGTAATGAAAAACAAAATTACCATTCCGCTTTCCGTTCGTAAAAAAGAAGAGTTCATGCTGCTACTTGAAAACCTTCAGGGATAG